From the genome of Mesorhizobium japonicum MAFF 303099, one region includes:
- a CDS encoding alpha-D-ribose 1-methylphosphonate 5-phosphate C-P-lyase PhnJ, which translates to MTDIATYNFAYLDEQTKRMIRRAILKGIAIPGYQVPFASREMPMPYGWGTGGVQVTASIIGPDDVLKVIDQGADDTTNAVSIRAFFKKVANVAVTTNTASATIIQTRHRIPEHPLTAGQVLVYQVPIPEPLRFLEPRETETRKMHALEEYGLMHVKLYEDIAKHGRIATTYAYPVKVEGRYVMDPSPTPKFDNPKMHRSPALQLFGAGREKRIYAVPPFTDVVSLDFEDHPFEVQTFDQPCALCAAENVYLDEVILDDHGGHMFVCSDTDHCEKRREEGHRGHLAPETHLGSEKMEPAQ; encoded by the coding sequence ATGACCGACATCGCCACCTACAACTTCGCCTATCTCGACGAGCAGACCAAAAGGATGATCCGCCGGGCGATCCTCAAGGGCATCGCCATTCCTGGATACCAGGTGCCGTTCGCCTCGCGCGAAATGCCGATGCCCTATGGCTGGGGCACTGGCGGCGTCCAGGTCACAGCCTCGATCATCGGTCCCGACGATGTGCTGAAGGTCATCGACCAGGGCGCCGACGACACCACCAACGCGGTATCGATCCGCGCCTTCTTCAAGAAGGTCGCCAATGTCGCTGTCACCACCAATACCGCCAGCGCCACCATCATCCAGACCCGCCACCGCATCCCCGAACATCCGCTGACCGCGGGCCAGGTGCTGGTCTACCAGGTGCCGATCCCCGAGCCGCTGCGCTTCCTCGAACCACGCGAGACCGAGACGCGCAAGATGCATGCGCTTGAGGAGTATGGCCTCATGCATGTGAAGCTCTATGAGGACATCGCCAAGCACGGCCGCATCGCCACCACCTATGCCTATCCGGTCAAGGTCGAGGGCCGCTATGTGATGGACCCCTCGCCGACGCCGAAATTCGACAATCCCAAGATGCACCGCTCGCCGGCGCTGCAGCTGTTCGGCGCCGGCCGCGAAAAGCGCATCTACGCGGTGCCGCCCTTCACCGATGTCGTCAGCCTCGATTTCGAGGATCATCCGTTCGAGGTGCAGACCTTCGACCAGCCCTGCGCGCTGTGCGCGGCCGAGAATGTCTATCTCGACGAGGTCATCCTCGACGACCATGGCGGCCACATGTTCGTCTGTTCCGACACCGACCATTGCGAGAAGCGGCGCGAAGAGGGCCATCGCGGCCATCTTGCCCCGGAAACCCACCTTGGCTCCGAAAAAATGGAGCCGGCACAATGA
- the phnK gene encoding phosphonate C-P lyase system protein PhnK, whose amino-acid sequence MTDEPLLRVSALSKFYGSRVGCDNVSFDLWPGEVLAVVGESGSGKTTLLNCLSTRLLPSSGTAGYRMRDGQFRELYRMSEAERRFLMRTDWGFVHQNPADGLRMTVSAGANVGERLMAVGDRHYGKIRATAVDWLSRVEIEQDRIDDEPRAFSGGMRQRLQIARNLVTGPRLVFMDEPTGGLDVSVQARLLDLLRGLVTDLGLAAIVVTHDLAVARLLSQRMMVMKDGRVVESGLTDRVLDDPRAPYTQLLVSSILQV is encoded by the coding sequence ATGACCGACGAACCGCTGTTGCGCGTCTCGGCGCTCTCCAAATTCTACGGTTCGCGCGTCGGCTGCGACAACGTCTCCTTCGACCTGTGGCCGGGCGAAGTCCTGGCTGTCGTTGGCGAATCCGGTTCCGGCAAGACGACGCTGCTCAACTGCCTGTCGACGCGGCTCTTGCCCTCCTCCGGCACCGCCGGCTACCGCATGCGCGACGGCCAGTTCCGCGAGCTGTACCGCATGAGCGAGGCCGAGCGCCGCTTCCTGATGCGGACCGACTGGGGCTTTGTCCACCAGAACCCTGCCGATGGCTTGCGCATGACGGTGTCGGCCGGCGCCAATGTCGGCGAGCGGCTGATGGCGGTCGGCGACCGCCACTACGGCAAGATCCGCGCCACGGCCGTCGACTGGCTGTCGCGCGTCGAGATCGAGCAAGACCGTATCGACGACGAGCCACGTGCCTTTTCCGGTGGCATGCGCCAGCGCCTGCAGATCGCCCGCAACCTCGTCACCGGCCCACGGCTGGTGTTCATGGACGAGCCGACCGGCGGCCTCGACGTCTCGGTGCAGGCACGCCTGCTCGACCTGCTGCGTGGACTGGTCACCGATCTCGGTCTCGCGGCCATCGTCGTCACTCATGATCTCGCCGTGGCGCGCCTGCTGTCGCAGCGCATGATGGTGATGAAGGACGGCCGCGTCGTCGAAAGCGGCCTCACCGACCGCGTGCTCGACGACCCGCGCGCGCCCTATACGCAGCTTCTCGTTTCTTCCATTTTGCAGGTGTAA
- the phnL gene encoding phosphonate C-P lyase system protein PhnL produces MPTPLVVSDVAKSFTMHLRDGIKLPVVAAVSFSIKAGECTVLGGPSGAGKSSILKMLYGNYAVDEGQIIVRHEDGLIDLANASPRTVLAVRRQTIGYVSQFLRTVPRVSALDVVAEPLVERGEEREVARGKARALLAQLNLPEKLWALPPATFSGGEQQRVNIARGFITEHPILLLDEPTASLDATNRDVVIELIAAKKAAGVALLGIFHDHDVREAVADRIIDVTAFAPGKLAA; encoded by the coding sequence ATGCCAACCCCGCTCGTTGTTTCCGACGTCGCCAAGAGCTTCACCATGCATCTGCGCGATGGCATCAAACTGCCTGTCGTCGCCGCTGTCTCGTTCTCGATCAAGGCGGGAGAATGCACCGTGCTCGGCGGCCCGTCCGGCGCCGGCAAGAGCTCGATCCTGAAGATGCTTTACGGCAACTATGCCGTCGACGAGGGCCAGATCATCGTCAGGCACGAGGACGGACTGATCGATCTTGCCAATGCCAGCCCGCGCACCGTGCTTGCCGTTCGCCGGCAAACGATCGGCTATGTCAGCCAGTTCCTGCGCACGGTGCCGCGCGTCTCGGCGCTCGACGTCGTCGCCGAACCGCTGGTCGAGCGCGGCGAGGAGCGCGAGGTTGCACGCGGCAAGGCACGCGCGCTGCTGGCGCAGCTTAACCTGCCGGAAAAACTCTGGGCGCTGCCGCCGGCGACCTTCTCCGGCGGCGAGCAGCAGCGCGTCAACATCGCGCGCGGCTTCATCACCGAGCACCCTATCCTGCTGCTCGACGAGCCAACCGCCTCGCTCGACGCCACCAACCGCGACGTGGTGATAGAACTCATCGCCGCCAAGAAGGCGGCGGGCGTCGCCTTGCTCGGCATCTTCCACGATCATGATGTGCGCGAGGCGGTAGCCGACCGCATCATCGACGTCACCGCTTTTGCTCCAGGAAAACTCGCCGCATGA
- a CDS encoding DapH/DapD/GlmU-related protein, with protein sequence MTRKLSETPLVHPTAEVHNSTLGRWTEIADRSRVSESELGDYSYMMQDCSVWCATIGKFANIAASVRLNATNHPTWRPTLHHFTYRASDYWDDAEHESEFFAQRRAKRVTIGHDTWLGHGSTVLPGVTVGDGAAVGAGAVVSKDVAPYTIVAGVPAKPIRERFDRRTAERYQVLAWWDWDHARLRASLEDFRELSAEAFLEKYGG encoded by the coding sequence ATGACCAGGAAATTGTCAGAGACGCCGCTGGTCCACCCGACGGCGGAGGTGCACAATTCGACGCTCGGCCGCTGGACCGAGATCGCCGACCGCAGCCGGGTTTCGGAAAGCGAACTCGGCGACTATTCCTACATGATGCAGGATTGCTCTGTCTGGTGCGCGACAATCGGCAAGTTTGCAAACATTGCCGCCTCGGTGCGCCTCAACGCCACCAACCACCCGACCTGGCGGCCGACGCTGCACCACTTCACCTACCGCGCCTCGGACTATTGGGACGACGCCGAGCACGAGAGCGAATTCTTCGCCCAGCGCCGCGCCAAGCGCGTCACCATCGGCCACGACACCTGGCTCGGTCACGGCTCGACCGTCCTGCCGGGAGTCACTGTCGGCGATGGCGCGGCGGTTGGTGCCGGAGCGGTCGTCTCGAAGGATGTCGCGCCCTACACCATCGTCGCCGGCGTACCGGCCAAACCGATCCGCGAGCGCTTCGACCGCCGCACCGCCGAACGCTACCAGGTGCTTGCCTGGTGGGACTGGGACCACGCGCGGCTGCGCGCGTCGCTCGAGGATTTTCGCGAGCTGTCGGCAGAGGCATTCCTGGAGAAATACGGGGGATAG
- a CDS encoding DUF1868 domain-containing protein, translating into MLDTVKPSLAGFFAGSNPATPAHLGTRYDISGNFLTEPGNTVVSHLVSGSPSEAVVLEIRERMLAMPDADRLAFTPVSSLHMTLFQGIIEYRRRLPYWPQDVPLDTSIDAMTRLYLERLKGFEGFGPFNIKVVEVVPTGLTVAGATDEDVRIMRQWRDALAVPFGYRHPDHDAYVFHITFAYQIQRLADDRAAAWQALFDDCLALFARQAPIIEIKAPSFCAFRDMKHFEELLVLG; encoded by the coding sequence ATGCTCGACACCGTCAAACCCTCGCTCGCCGGATTCTTTGCCGGCTCCAACCCGGCCACCCCGGCGCATCTCGGCACGCGCTACGACATCTCAGGTAATTTCCTGACCGAGCCCGGCAACACGGTTGTCAGCCATCTCGTCAGCGGCTCGCCCTCCGAAGCCGTGGTCCTGGAGATCCGTGAGCGGATGCTCGCCATGCCCGATGCCGACCGTCTGGCTTTCACCCCTGTTTCCAGCCTGCATATGACGCTGTTCCAGGGCATCATCGAATATCGTCGCCGCTTGCCCTACTGGCCGCAGGACGTGCCGCTAGACACCAGCATCGACGCCATGACCCGGCTCTATCTGGAGCGCCTGAAGGGCTTCGAGGGCTTCGGCCCGTTCAACATCAAGGTGGTCGAGGTCGTGCCGACCGGTCTCACCGTGGCAGGTGCAACCGACGAGGATGTGCGCATCATGCGTCAATGGCGCGATGCGCTGGCGGTGCCGTTCGGCTACCGGCACCCCGATCATGACGCCTACGTCTTCCACATCACCTTCGCCTATCAGATCCAGCGCCTTGCGGATGACCGTGCGGCAGCGTGGCAGGCTCTATTCGACGATTGCCTGGCGCTTTTCGCAAGGCAGGCACCGATAATCGAGATCAAGGCGCCCTCCTTCTGCGCTTTCCGCGACATGAAGCATTTCGAGGAATTGCTGGTGCTCGGCTGA
- the phnC gene encoding phosphonate ABC transporter ATP-binding protein, with translation MSSSATLEIRGVSRRFGKNTAVSDINISIPQGQMVGVIGRSGAGKSTLLRMINRLVDPSQGSIFFDGAEVSRLRGSPLRRWQRDCAMIFQQFNLVPRLDVLTNVLLGKLNHRSTLSNLLGMFSRAECAEAVAALERLDIARTALQPAGTLSGGQQQRVAIARALMQQPKVILADEPIASLDPLNAKVVMDSLQDINLREGITVVTNLHTLDTARTYCNRIIGMAAGKVVFDGPPEELNREAVRLVYGADSSGAEISEAITSTSVAFKPKIAASAGPLEPAFPGY, from the coding sequence ATGTCAAGCTCTGCCACACTCGAAATCCGCGGCGTCAGCCGACGATTTGGCAAGAACACCGCCGTCAGCGACATCAACATCTCGATCCCGCAGGGTCAGATGGTTGGCGTCATCGGCCGTTCGGGCGCTGGCAAATCGACCCTTCTTCGCATGATCAACCGTCTTGTCGACCCCAGCCAGGGGTCGATTTTTTTTGACGGCGCCGAGGTCTCCCGGTTGCGCGGCTCGCCGCTGCGGCGCTGGCAGCGCGACTGCGCCATGATCTTCCAGCAGTTCAACCTGGTGCCGCGCCTCGACGTGCTGACCAACGTGCTGCTTGGCAAGTTGAACCACCGTTCGACCCTGTCCAACCTTCTCGGCATGTTCTCGCGCGCCGAATGCGCGGAGGCAGTCGCCGCGCTCGAGCGGCTCGACATAGCCCGCACAGCGCTTCAACCCGCCGGCACCTTGTCCGGCGGACAGCAGCAGCGCGTCGCCATCGCCCGCGCCCTGATGCAGCAGCCCAAGGTGATCCTCGCCGACGAGCCGATCGCCTCGCTCGACCCGCTCAACGCCAAGGTGGTGATGGATTCGCTGCAGGACATCAATCTGCGCGAGGGCATCACCGTCGTCACCAATCTGCACACGCTGGATACCGCACGCACCTATTGCAACCGCATCATCGGCATGGCCGCCGGCAAGGTCGTCTTCGACGGCCCGCCGGAAGAGCTCAACCGTGAGGCCGTGCGCCTCGTCTATGGCGCCGACAGCAGTGGCGCAGAGATATCGGAGGCCATCACCTCCACCAGCGTTGCCTTCAAGCCGAAGATTGCAGCATCCGCCGGACCGCTCGAACCCGCATTTCCGGGATACTGA
- the phnD gene encoding phosphonate ABC transporter substrate-binding protein: MFRKMVFSAVSVLAMATSMAHAADMKEFRVGILGGENETDRLRNYQCLADHLKAEFGFEKVSLFPAADYDGVIQGLLGGTLDFAELGASGYASVYLKDPKAVTPILTTKQTDGSTGYYSIGLALKTSGITDIKSAKGKKLGYADPDSTSGYLIPLTQIPKTTGASNEAFFASTQFNGGHENNILAVRDGKVDVAVDDSSGIGDFKNGFTSGTFHKVVAKGAVDPNDFVEVWRSGLIPNGPLVVRTALGDQMTAKLAAFFTELPKKDKACFEGVEGGDFTGYVPVKPDFYKVIVEARKAAIGG; the protein is encoded by the coding sequence ATGTTCAGGAAGATGGTTTTCAGCGCCGTTTCGGTGCTCGCCATGGCGACCAGCATGGCCCACGCCGCCGACATGAAGGAATTCCGCGTCGGCATTCTGGGCGGTGAAAACGAGACCGACCGGCTGCGCAACTACCAGTGCCTGGCCGACCATCTGAAGGCCGAATTCGGCTTCGAGAAGGTCTCGCTGTTCCCCGCCGCCGACTATGACGGCGTCATCCAGGGCCTGCTCGGCGGCACGCTCGACTTCGCCGAACTCGGCGCCTCCGGCTATGCCAGCGTCTATCTCAAGGACCCGAAGGCGGTAACCCCGATCCTCACCACCAAGCAGACCGACGGTTCCACCGGCTATTATTCGATCGGCCTGGCTCTGAAGACCTCGGGCATCACCGACATCAAGTCGGCCAAGGGCAAGAAGCTCGGCTATGCTGACCCGGATTCGACCTCCGGCTACCTGATCCCGCTGACCCAGATTCCGAAGACCACTGGCGCCTCGAACGAAGCCTTCTTCGCCTCGACCCAGTTCAATGGCGGCCATGAGAACAACATCCTGGCCGTGCGCGACGGCAAGGTCGATGTCGCGGTCGACGATTCATCCGGCATCGGCGACTTCAAGAACGGCTTCACCTCCGGCACCTTCCACAAGGTCGTCGCCAAGGGCGCCGTCGACCCGAACGACTTCGTCGAAGTCTGGCGCTCGGGCCTGATCCCGAACGGCCCGCTGGTCGTGCGCACCGCGCTCGGCGACCAGATGACCGCCAAGCTCGCCGCCTTCTTCACCGAGCTGCCGAAGAAGGACAAGGCTTGCTTCGAGGGCGTCGAAGGTGGCGATTTCACCGGCTACGTTCCGGTGAAGCCAGACTTCTACAAAGTCATCGTCGAAGCCCGTAAGGCAGCCATCGGCGGCTAA
- the phnE gene encoding phosphonate ABC transporter, permease protein PhnE, whose amino-acid sequence MTLSVTAPSLTASSGATHPMADAWRRQTSLRRFYTVLGVGLLLAAMLASMWFADEANAGHFFDRLPHILDFLSWLVPKDWNDVWRALFDIASPHDTGTQEYNFPLGRIYVWGGFYIPEYFELMITTVNVALVSTFVGFIFAVPFSFIAARNLTPHPALRLVVKRFMELLRAFPEIVIAGLFAAIVSIGPIAAIIAIGLHSIGALGKLFYEINENIDMRAEEGLRAVGANWFERVRFADLPQVLPNFMSYTLLRVEINVRASTIIGAVGGGGIGEELKLSISRGFGAKTLALVLLLFTTIFIIDQFSAWLRRKLVGEQAFMMGA is encoded by the coding sequence ATGACCCTTTCCGTGACAGCCCCCTCATTGACGGCCTCTTCTGGCGCCACCCACCCGATGGCCGATGCCTGGCGACGCCAGACGTCGCTGCGCCGGTTCTATACCGTGCTCGGCGTCGGTCTGCTGCTCGCCGCGATGCTCGCCAGCATGTGGTTCGCCGACGAAGCAAATGCCGGGCACTTCTTCGACAGGCTGCCGCATATCCTGGATTTTCTGAGCTGGCTGGTCCCCAAGGACTGGAACGACGTCTGGCGGGCACTGTTCGACATTGCCTCGCCGCATGACACCGGAACCCAGGAATACAATTTCCCGCTCGGCCGGATCTATGTCTGGGGCGGTTTCTACATCCCCGAATATTTCGAGCTGATGATCACGACGGTCAATGTGGCCCTGGTCTCGACCTTCGTCGGTTTCATCTTCGCCGTGCCGTTTTCCTTCATCGCCGCACGCAACCTGACGCCCCATCCGGCGCTGCGGCTGGTGGTCAAGCGCTTCATGGAACTGCTGCGCGCCTTCCCCGAGATCGTCATTGCCGGCCTGTTCGCGGCCATCGTCTCCATCGGCCCGATCGCCGCCATCATCGCCATCGGCCTGCATTCGATCGGCGCGCTCGGCAAGCTGTTCTACGAGATCAACGAGAACATTGACATGCGTGCGGAGGAAGGCCTGCGCGCGGTCGGAGCCAATTGGTTCGAGCGCGTGCGCTTCGCCGACCTGCCGCAGGTGCTGCCCAATTTCATGTCCTACACACTGCTGCGCGTCGAGATCAATGTCCGCGCCTCGACCATCATCGGCGCCGTCGGCGGCGGCGGCATCGGCGAGGAATTGAAGCTCTCCATCTCGCGTGGCTTCGGCGCCAAGACGCTGGCGCTGGTGCTGCTCTTGTTCACGACCATCTTCATCATCGACCAGTTCTCCGCCTGGCTGCGCCGCAAGCTGGTCGGCGAGCAGGCCTTTATGATGGGAGCGTGA
- a CDS encoding sugar phosphate isomerase/epimerase family protein, whose translation MKIGMCMFLWTTAVSKKHEPLLRDIKATGFDGVEIPIFAGMPDDYKKLGDLLDRIGLERTAVSAMGDPTMNLISADAGTRKAGIAYMKWAVDCADALGARTLSGPLHSTLGAFSGSGPTPAEKNRSIASQRAIGDHAGTRNVTIGLEALNRFECYLFNTMADLSEHIDAVGRPHIKAMYDTFHANIEEADPIGAYTKHRRNVVHIHISENDRGVPGRGNIPWKETFAAIRKSGYDDWLTIEAFGRSLKDLAAATKVWRDFSETPEAVYREGYKHIRNGWKKAA comes from the coding sequence ATGAAAATCGGCATGTGCATGTTTTTGTGGACGACGGCGGTGTCGAAGAAGCATGAGCCATTGCTTCGCGACATCAAGGCGACGGGCTTCGACGGTGTCGAAATACCGATCTTCGCCGGCATGCCGGACGATTATAAAAAGCTCGGCGACCTGCTCGATCGCATCGGGCTGGAGCGGACCGCGGTCTCGGCGATGGGCGATCCCACGATGAACCTGATCTCGGCCGATGCGGGAACGCGCAAGGCCGGTATCGCTTACATGAAATGGGCTGTTGATTGTGCCGATGCGCTTGGCGCCAGAACGCTCAGCGGACCGCTGCACTCGACGCTCGGCGCCTTTTCCGGCAGCGGGCCGACACCCGCCGAGAAGAACCGTTCCATCGCCTCGCAGCGCGCCATCGGCGACCATGCCGGCACGCGCAACGTGACCATCGGGCTGGAGGCGCTGAACCGCTTCGAATGTTATCTTTTCAACACGATGGCGGACCTGTCGGAGCACATCGATGCCGTCGGCCGACCGCACATCAAGGCGATGTACGACACCTTTCATGCCAATATCGAGGAGGCCGACCCGATCGGCGCCTATACTAAGCATCGCCGGAATGTCGTGCACATCCACATATCAGAGAACGATCGCGGCGTGCCGGGACGCGGCAACATCCCGTGGAAAGAGACGTTCGCGGCGATCCGCAAGAGCGGCTATGACGACTGGCTGACTATCGAGGCGTTCGGGCGGTCGCTGAAGGATCTGGCGGCGGCGACCAAGGTTTGGCGCGATTTTTCCGAAACGCCGGAAGCGGTTTATCGCGAGGGGTATAAGCATATCAGGAATGGGTGGAAGAAGGCGGCTTAG
- a CDS encoding Gfo/Idh/MocA family protein — translation MVGASKSETGGGPIRYGMVGGGQGAFIGAVHRIAARLDNEFVLVAGALSANPERAKASAAELGLDPDRSYASYAEMAKAEAKRPDGIEAVAIVTPNNVHVPAAKAFLESGIHVICDKPLATTLAEAKKLAAIVEKTGKVFVLTHNYTAYPMVRQAREMVAKGILGDIRIVQSEYPQDWLTEDLAATGQKQASWRGDPKQAGAGGALGDIGTHAYNLARFVSGLELDSLSADLDAFVPGRLLDDNVNVMLRFKPTGKTHPAKGMIWASQVAPGHENGLKLRIYGSKGGLEWVQADPNYLWYTPFGQPKQLITRNGAGALPVAGRVSRVPSGHPEGYLEGFANIYQEAARAIRAARKKGGKPARDVIFPTIQDGVEGMAFIEACVKSSKKNGAWTKL, via the coding sequence ATGGTCGGCGCATCGAAATCGGAAACGGGAGGCGGCCCGATCCGCTATGGTATGGTCGGCGGCGGGCAAGGCGCCTTCATCGGCGCGGTGCACCGCATCGCGGCGCGCCTGGACAATGAGTTCGTGCTGGTGGCTGGTGCGCTTTCGGCGAACCCCGAGCGCGCCAAGGCTTCAGCCGCCGAACTCGGGCTCGATCCGGACCGTAGCTACGCTTCCTATGCCGAGATGGCCAAGGCCGAGGCCAAGCGCCCCGACGGCATCGAGGCGGTGGCCATCGTCACGCCCAACAATGTCCATGTGCCGGCTGCCAAGGCCTTCCTCGAGTCCGGCATCCACGTGATCTGCGACAAGCCGCTGGCGACGACACTGGCCGAGGCAAAAAAGCTCGCGGCGATCGTCGAGAAGACCGGCAAGGTGTTCGTGCTCACCCATAACTACACCGCCTATCCGATGGTGCGGCAGGCGCGCGAAATGGTAGCCAAGGGTATACTTGGCGACATCCGCATCGTGCAGTCGGAATATCCGCAGGACTGGCTGACCGAGGATCTCGCAGCCACCGGCCAGAAGCAGGCCTCATGGCGAGGCGATCCCAAGCAGGCGGGCGCCGGCGGCGCGCTGGGCGACATCGGCACCCATGCCTACAATCTCGCCCGCTTCGTCTCCGGGCTGGAGCTGGATTCGCTGTCGGCCGATCTCGATGCCTTCGTGCCGGGGCGGCTGCTCGACGACAATGTCAACGTCATGCTGCGCTTCAAGCCCACCGGCAAGACGCATCCGGCCAAGGGCATGATCTGGGCCAGCCAGGTGGCGCCGGGCCACGAGAACGGGCTGAAGCTGCGCATCTATGGCTCGAAGGGCGGGCTGGAATGGGTGCAGGCCGATCCGAACTATCTCTGGTACACGCCGTTCGGCCAGCCCAAGCAGTTGATCACCCGCAACGGCGCCGGCGCGCTGCCGGTGGCGGGCCGTGTCAGCCGCGTGCCGTCAGGCCATCCCGAGGGCTATCTCGAAGGCTTCGCCAACATCTATCAGGAGGCCGCACGCGCCATTCGTGCGGCGCGCAAGAAGGGTGGCAAGCCGGCAAGGGACGTCATCTTCCCGACCATCCAGGATGGCGTCGAAGGCATGGCCTTCATCGAAGCCTGCGTGAAATCGTCGAAGAAGAATGGAGCGTGGACCAAGCTCTAA
- a CDS encoding sugar phosphate isomerase/epimerase family protein, whose translation MPTTMKGPGLFLAQFAGDAAPFNSLAAITKWAAGLGYKGVQIPTWDARLFDLEKAASSKTYCDEVKGICADAGVEITELSTHLQGQLVAVHPAYDAQFDGFAPASVHNNPKARQKWAVEQMKFGAKASKNLGLKASVSFSGALAFPYLYPWPQRPAGLIEEAFAELGKRWKPILDVYEDNGVDVGYEIHPGEDVFDGATFEMFLDAVGGHKRCNINYDPSHFLLQQLDYLEFIDIYHERIKAFHVKDAEFNPTGRQGVYSGYQSWTNRAGRFRSLGDGQVDFGGIFSKLTQYNYDSWAVLEWECCLKHPEDGAAEGAPFIQHHIIRVTEKAFDDFAGGATDKKVLRAMMGI comes from the coding sequence ATGCCGACGACAATGAAGGGCCCTGGACTGTTTCTGGCGCAGTTCGCGGGTGACGCAGCGCCGTTCAATTCGCTGGCCGCGATCACCAAATGGGCCGCCGGTCTCGGCTATAAAGGCGTGCAGATCCCGACCTGGGACGCGCGCCTGTTCGACCTCGAGAAAGCGGCGTCTTCCAAGACCTATTGCGACGAGGTGAAGGGCATTTGCGCCGATGCCGGCGTCGAGATCACCGAATTGTCGACGCATCTGCAGGGACAGTTGGTGGCGGTGCATCCGGCCTATGACGCGCAGTTCGACGGCTTCGCGCCGGCCTCGGTCCACAACAATCCCAAGGCGCGTCAGAAATGGGCGGTCGAACAGATGAAGTTCGGCGCCAAGGCCTCGAAGAATCTCGGCCTCAAGGCTTCGGTGTCCTTCTCCGGTGCGCTGGCCTTCCCCTACCTCTACCCCTGGCCGCAGCGGCCGGCCGGTCTGATCGAAGAGGCCTTCGCCGAACTCGGCAAGCGCTGGAAGCCGATCCTCGACGTCTATGAGGACAATGGAGTCGATGTCGGCTACGAAATCCATCCCGGCGAGGACGTGTTCGACGGCGCCACCTTCGAGATGTTCCTCGACGCTGTGGGCGGCCACAAGCGCTGCAACATCAACTACGACCCGTCGCACTTCCTGCTGCAGCAGCTCGACTATCTCGAATTCATCGACATCTACCACGAGCGCATCAAGGCCTTCCACGTCAAGGACGCCGAGTTCAACCCGACCGGCCGGCAAGGCGTCTATTCCGGCTATCAGAGCTGGACGAACCGCGCAGGACGCTTCCGCTCGCTCGGCGACGGGCAGGTGGATTTCGGCGGCATCTTCTCCAAGCTGACGCAGTACAATTATGATTCCTGGGCGGTGCTGGAATGGGAGTGCTGCCTGAAGCACCCCGAGGATGGAGCAGCCGAAGGGGCGCCTTTCATCCAGCACCACATCATCCGTGTGACGGAGAAGGCATTCGACGACTTTGCCGGCGGCGCGACGGACAAGAAAGTGCTGCGCGCGATGATGGGAATTTGA
- a CDS encoding sugar phosphate isomerase/epimerase family protein produces MHLSTHNWMRAEPLETTLKRIKKFGYESIEISGEPEQYKTKETRALLKEHGIRCWGAVTLMLGERNLAAKNQGQRERSVQYVKDVLTMVSELDGEIITLVPATVGKVVPDGTEEEEWKWVVDATRECFTHAKKVGVKIAVEPLNRFETYLFNRGAQALALADAVSPECGVCLDAYHIHMEEFNVYDAIRKVGKRLFDFHVADNNRFAAGLGQIDWPKIVATLKEVGYDGALTNEFVAPVDRTPAAPYPEMVERHPVDISPEQLKFIQDHGSSVLTEKFYTDQMRITAETLLPLIK; encoded by the coding sequence ATGCATCTTTCGACGCACAACTGGATGCGGGCGGAACCGTTGGAGACGACGCTCAAGCGCATTAAGAAGTTCGGCTATGAGTCGATCGAGATTTCCGGCGAGCCCGAGCAGTACAAGACGAAGGAGACACGGGCGCTGTTGAAGGAGCATGGCATTCGCTGCTGGGGCGCGGTGACCTTGATGCTGGGCGAACGCAACCTTGCCGCCAAGAACCAGGGCCAGCGCGAGCGCTCGGTGCAATATGTCAAGGACGTGCTGACCATGGTCAGCGAGCTCGATGGCGAAATCATCACGCTCGTCCCCGCGACGGTCGGCAAGGTGGTGCCGGACGGCACGGAGGAAGAGGAATGGAAATGGGTGGTCGACGCGACCCGCGAATGCTTCACCCATGCCAAGAAGGTCGGCGTCAAGATCGCCGTCGAGCCGCTCAACCGCTTCGAGACCTATCTGTTCAATCGCGGCGCCCAGGCGCTGGCGCTGGCCGACGCGGTCAGCCCCGAATGCGGCGTCTGCCTCGACGCCTACCACATCCATATGGAGGAATTTAACGTCTACGACGCCATCCGTAAGGTCGGAAAGCGCCTGTTCGATTTCCATGTCGCCGACAACAACCGCTTCGCCGCCGGCCTCGGCCAGATCGACTGGCCGAAGATCGTCGCCACCTTGAAGGAGGTCGGCTATGACGGCGCGCTGACCAATGAATTCGTCGCCCCGGTCGACCGCACGCCGGCGGCGCCCTACCCCGAAATGGTCGAGCGCCACCCGGTCGATATCTCGCCTGAGCAGCTGAAGTTCATCCAGGACCACGGCTCCAGCGTGCTGACCGAGAAATTCTACACCGACCAGATGCGCATCACCGCCGAAACGCTGCTGCCTCTGATCAAGTAG